From a single Anaerolineales bacterium genomic region:
- a CDS encoding histidine triad nucleotide-binding protein, giving the protein MSDCIFCKIVTGDIPSTNVYKDEQVTAFRDINPAAPTHILIVPNRHIDSVNLMIADDKPLVGHMVFVARELAAREGIAEGGYRLIMNTNADGGQTVFHMHLHLLGGAPMKHPMG; this is encoded by the coding sequence ATGTCCGATTGTATTTTTTGCAAGATCGTCACAGGCGACATCCCCAGCACGAATGTGTACAAGGACGAACAAGTGACCGCCTTCCGCGACATCAATCCCGCCGCGCCAACGCATATACTGATCGTGCCGAACAGGCACATCGACTCGGTCAACTTGATGATCGCCGATGACAAACCGCTCGTGGGACATATGGTCTTTGTAGCGCGGGAACTTGCCGCCAGGGAGGGCATCGCCGAAGGCGGTTACCGCCTCATTATGAACACCAACGCCGACGGCGGGCAGACCGTCTTCCACATGCACCTGCATCTGCTGGGCGGCGCGCCAATGAAGCACCCGATGGGGTAA